A single Nomia melanderi isolate GNS246 chromosome 13, iyNomMela1, whole genome shotgun sequence DNA region contains:
- the DCTN1-p150 gene encoding dynactin subunit 1 isoform X4 has protein sequence MSYKIGQRVEVPGKDCQGVIAYIGHPNFASGKWIGVILDEPKGKNNGTIKGQSYFKCPENHGMFVRQSQLVLLDETGNRTEPVSPSSAGSSATTPDEASVARARSRLNSSRLSLAGSRTLLSAPSTESLSGSQHERKDGGESLIPAPTSTKRASFIEKSPSTSSPPGKKPKAQDDHNNTGFVETLKPQFVPGQVMAGSAAAASVVEEKLTHLQLQQENENLKSQVRDLTEKMDTLRVKRIQDKERMKDFEKTKLQLEQLIEFKAKVMESQASLQRELQRARQEAREAHAAREQFQEEMSDLAETVEMATLDKEMAEEKAETLQIELEQLKEKLEEQTLDLEILRTEMSERAAGGGPTTGTTSYEIKQLEQQNNRLRETLVRMRDLSAHEKHEFQKLQKDLDQKKSEILELGRTKEKLSVRVEEMEHQIADLQEQVDAALGAEEMVEVLGEKKMALEEKVAELEEAVADLEALQDMSDQLAESSKELELELREELDLALGAARDAYRHRDAALETLADRELTITKFRDLTHQLQDQCLQLQQRVQSTETSKPGIGGAEQQLAEILDFQKTFAETRAQTKAVDLELRRLEADESRNHVAYLLSFMPPAFLARGGDHDAILTLLLIPRIIQKTEIIISQLRDKYRSLDKIDRTAILKGHSVAQYTFRSHLCSYMYALQTFLGCFESALSVCTPSMLLKAGAAYPEMAAQEKSLDSLIELAKRDQLDENVPMEAIEKCCGYFCTMFSVLFGETINQGRMVVSGTRMLESCCDAITTDATAIKALIQGDGGDIGLLCQHAETTCEVIQQHLKSARRRVLTDHASTLHSAQCNLGLDKDSSEQMFACYQHAVKIVKTFQALLKTAVQAIISNADLDNGLSTDKLKEMASVACEKVYDAEDIGPVATIKGSLTAIQQLAANLAQKMAECENELAISGHLSQQQEQGANNESVMPITVRAQTARKEAEETKVLKGKLATRDSDIREAKLALREKQNELCEMILRKDVVEKKLATQQHEHELNVEKLKRKLEEAQNQLRRKEKEFEETMDHLQTDIDSLETERGQLKEKLKSIGKKTMMSASGSDNMSGSSTMTSGIQLMDNKFLIQEISALKEALNSENQQKKKLMSDALREKLEHLDSITPVPKPGPTDPKIQELMKKTSSLTKDVKQAMTFLTVPDLRRKKALDAEGPMLLEKASRIYQLQQRQMITRELKDRVDQLMGEVREEVVKRTTGGMAEANFAVFPNREMAAAMQENQLFAAEVSIPHNGPEQVLTVNVGTQELRKIHSLLCY, from the exons ATGTCGTACAAAATCGGACAACGGGTTGAGGTCCCTGGCAAGGACTGTCAAGGAGTAATTGCTTATATTGGTCATCCAAATTTTGCTTCGGGAAAATGGATTGGAGTTATACTCGATGAgccaaaaggaaaaaataacgGCACTATTAAGGGTCAATCATATTTTAAG TGCCCTGAAAACCATGGAATGTTTGTACGACAGTCTCAACTTGTTTTATTGGATGAAACAGGTAATAGAACAGAACCTGTTAGTCCATCATCAGCTGGTAGCAGTGCTACAACTCCGGATGAGGCTAGTGTTGCAAGAGCTAGAAGTAGGTTAAATAG TTCACGATTATCATTGGCTGGAAGTAGAACACTTTTAAGTGCTCCAAGTACAGAAAGTTTATCTGGATCACAACATGAACGCAAAGATGGTGGAGAGTCACTTATACCAGCACCAACCTCTACCAAAAGAGCTTCATTTATCGAG AAGTCCCCTAGCACGAGCTCGCCTCCCGGCAAAAAGCCAAAGGCCCAAGATGATcacaataat ACAGGTTTTGTAGAGACTCTGAAACCACAATTTGTTCCTGGCCAAGTAATGGCAGGTTCTGCGGCGGCTGCAAGTGTGGTGGAAGAGAAACTGACACATTTGCAGCTTCAACAagagaatgaaaatttgaaatctcAA GTTCGAGATCTCACTGAAAAAATGGATACCTTACGGGTGAAGAGAATACAAGACAAAGAACGAATGAAAGACTTTGAAAAAACGAAGCTTCAACTTGAACAGCTCATTGAATTTAAAGCAAAAGTTATGGAGAGCCAA GCCAGTCTTCAAAGGGAACTCCAACGAGCTCGCCAAGAAGCGAGGGAAGCACACGCGGCTCGAGAACAATTTCAAGAAGAAATGTCGGATCTCGCTGAGACTGTAGAAATGGCTACACTAGATAAAGAAATGGCCGAAGAGAAAGCTGAAACGTTACAGATTGAATTAGAACAACTAAAGGAGAAATTAGAGGAACAAACATTAGACTTGGAAATATTACGAACAGAAATGTCCGAGAGA GCTGCAGGAGGTGGTCCGACCACGGGAACTACAAGCTACGAGATCAAACAATTAGAACAACAGAACAACAGATTGCGGGAAACTCTGGTTAGAATGCGTGATCTGTCTGCTCACGAGAAGCACGAATTCCAGAAACTTCAAAAGGATTTAGATCAAAAGAAGTCGGAAATATTAGAACTGGGACGCACAAAAGAGAAACTCTCTGTACGAGTAGAAGAAATGGAACACCAGATAGCAGACTTGCAAGAACAG GTTGATGCCGCGCTAGGTGCCGAAGAAATGGTTGAAGTGCTTGGCGAGAAGAAAATGGCTTTAGAAGAGAAAGTCGCAGAATTGGAGGAAGCTGTAGCAGATCTTGAAGCATTACAG GATATGTCCGATCAACTTGCTGAATCGTCGAAAGAATTGGAGTTAGAATTGCGAGAAGAATTGGACTTGGCACTTGGAGCTGCTCGCGACGCTTATCGTCATCGCGATGCAGCTTTGGAGACGTTAGCGGATCGTGAACTGACGATCACGAAGTTCCGGGATCTCACTCATCAGTTGCAAGACCAGTGCTTGCAGTTGCAACAACGTGTCCAATCGACGGAAACCTCGAAGCCCGGAATAGGCGGCGCGGAACAACAGTTGGCAGAAATTTTAGACTTCCAGAAAACGTTTGCTGAAACACGCGCACAGACGAAAGCCGTTGATCTCGAATTACGGCGGTTGGAGGCTGACGAATCTCGAAATCACGTGGCCTATTTATTGTCCTTCATGCCTCCGGCGTTCTTAGCGCGTGGCGGGGACCACGACGCTATTCTAACGCTTTTACTTATACCCAGGATAATACAGAAGACCGAGATAATTATATCGCAGTTGCGGGACAAGTACAGGTCGTTAGACAAGATCGACAGAACGGCCATATTGAAGGGTCATTCGGTAGCGCAGTATACATTCAGATCGCATCTTTGTTCGTACATGTACGCGTTGCAAACGTTCCTCGGTTGCTTTGAGTCAGCTCTAAGCGTTTGTACTCCCAGCATGTTGCTTAAAGCTGGCGCGGCTTATCCGGAAATGGCCGCACAAGAGAAGTCTTTGGATTCTCTGATAGAATTGGCTAAAAGGGATCAGCTGGATGAAAATGTGCCAATGGAGGCGATCGAGAAATGTTGTGGCTACTTCTGTACCATGTTCTCCGTTTTATTCGGAGAAACCATTAACCAAGGACGCATGGTGGTCAGCGGTACAAGAATGCTCGAGAGTTGTTGCGACGCTATCACCACCGATGCCACGGCCATTAAGGCGTTAATTCAAGGAGACGGCGGCGACATAGGCCTCCTCTGTCAGCACGCGGAAACGACGTGCGAAGTGATACAGCAACACCTGAAATCGGCCAGAAGACGCGTGCTGACCGATCATGCTTCTACGCTTCATTCCGCGCAGTGTAACTTAGGGCTAGATAAAGATTCCAGCGAACAGATGTTCGCTTGTTATCAGCATGCCGTGAAGATTGTGAAAACGTTCCAGGCATTGCTGAAAACAGCCGTACAGGCGATTATATCGAATGCAGATTTGGATAATGGGCTCAGTACTGACAAACTAAAGGAGATGGCGTCTGTGGCGTGCGAGAAAGTATACGACGCAGAAGACATAGGGCCTGTAGCTACGATCAAAGGAAGCTTAACGGCTATTCAGCAATTGGCAGCCAACTTGGCACAAAAAATGGCCGAATGCGAGAACGAACTGGCTATAAGTGGACACTTGTCCCAGCAACAAGAGCAAGGGGCAAACAATGAATCCGTGATGCCTATTACAGTAAGGGCGCAGACAGCGAGAAAAGAAGCCGAAGAGACCAAGGTGCTCAAAGGAAAATTGGCGACGAGAGACAGCGATATACGCGAAGCAAAATTGGCATTGAGGGAGAAACAAAATGAATTGTGCGAGATGATTTTAAGAAAAGATGTCGTGGAAAAGAAGCTCGCGACGCAGCAGCACGAGCACGAACTGAACGTAGAGAAGTTGAAGAGGAAATTGGAGGAGGCTCAGAATCAACTGAGACGAAAGGAGAAAGAATTTGAAGAGACGATGGACCATCTTCAGACGGATATCGACAGTTTGGAAACGGAAAGAGGTCAGCTCAAGGAAAAATTAAAATCTATTGGAAAGAAGACTATGATGTCCGCGTCCGGGTCGGATAATATGTCTGGAAGTAGCACAATGACGTCTGGAATTCAATTGATGGACAATAAATTCTTGATACAAGAGATAAGTGCACTCAAGGAAGCGCTGAACAGTGAAAATCAGCAAAAGAAGAAGTTAATGTCCGACGCGTTGCGCGAGAAGTTAGAACATTTAGATTCGATAACACCCGTTCCGAAACCAGGACCGACTGATCCAAAGATACAGGAACTAATGAAGAAAACCAGCTCTCTCACTAAA GACGTTAAGCAAGCTATGACGTTCCTCACTGTTCCCGATTTGAGACGGAAAAAAGCATTGGACGCGGAAGGCCCGATGTTGTTGGAGAAAGCATCGCGAATTTATCAGTTGCAACAGCGTCAAATGATTACAAGAGAATTGAAGGATCGTGTAGATCAATTAATG GGCGAAGTCCGCGAGGAAGTGGTGAAGAGAACGACAGGTGGAATGGCTGAAGCTAACTTTGCGGTGTTTCCAAATCGCGAAATGGCTGCAGCGATGCAGGAAAATCAATTGTTTGCCGCCGAAGTCTCGATTCCTCATAACGGTCCAGAACAAGTGCTCACCGTTAACGTAGGAACTCAAGAACTTAGGaaaattcattcattattatGCTATTAA
- the DCTN1-p150 gene encoding dynactin subunit 1 isoform X2, producing the protein MSYKIGQRVEVPGKDCQGVIAYIGHPNFASGKWIGVILDEPKGKNNGTIKGQSYFKCPENHGMFVRQSQLVLLDETGNRTEPVSPSSAGSSATTPDEASVARARSRLNSTPRRNEPTASRLSLAGSRTLLSAPSTESLSGSQHERKDGGESLIPAPTSTKRASFIEKSPSTSSPPGKKPKAQDDHNNTGFVETLKPQFVPGQVMAGSAAAASVVEEKLTHLQLQQENENLKSQVRDLTEKMDTLRVKRIQDKERMKDFEKTKLQLEQLIEFKAKVMESQASLQRELQRARQEAREAHAAREQFQEEMSDLAETVEMATLDKEMAEEKAETLQIELEQLKEKLEEQTLDLEILRTEMSERAAGGGPTTGTTSYEIKQLEQQNNRLRETLVRMRDLSAHEKHEFQKLQKDLDQKKSEILELGRTKEKLSVRVEEMEHQIADLQEQVDAALGAEEMVEVLGEKKMALEEKVAELEEAVADLEALQDMSDQLAESSKELELELREELDLALGAARDAYRHRDAALETLADRELTITKFRDLTHQLQDQCLQLQQRVQSTETSKPGIGGAEQQLAEILDFQKTFAETRAQTKAVDLELRRLEADESRNHVAYLLSFMPPAFLARGGDHDAILTLLLIPRIIQKTEIIISQLRDKYRSLDKIDRTAILKGHSVAQYTFRSHLCSYMYALQTFLGCFESALSVCTPSMLLKAGAAYPEMAAQEKSLDSLIELAKRDQLDENVPMEAIEKCCGYFCTMFSVLFGETINQGRMVVSGTRMLESCCDAITTDATAIKALIQGDGGDIGLLCQHAETTCEVIQQHLKSARRRVLTDHASTLHSAQCNLGLDKDSSEQMFACYQHAVKIVKTFQALLKTAVQAIISNADLDNGLSTDKLKEMASVACEKVYDAEDIGPVATIKGSLTAIQQLAANLAQKMAECENELAISGHLSQQQEQGANNESVMPITVRAQTARKEAEETKVLKGKLATRDSDIREAKLALREKQNELCEMILRKDVVEKKLATQQHEHELNVEKLKRKLEEAQNQLRRKEKEFEETMDHLQTDIDSLETERGQLKEKLKSIGKKTMMSASGSDNMSGSSTMTSGIQLMDNKFLIQEISALKEALNSENQQKKKLMSDALREKLEHLDSITPVPKPGPTDPKIQELMKKTSSLTKDVKQAMTFLTVPDLRRKKALDAEGPMLLEKASRIYQLQQRQMITRELKDRVDQLMGEVREEVVKRTTGGMAEANFAVFPNREMAAAMQENQLFAAEVSIPHNGPEQVLTVNVGTQELRKIHSLLCY; encoded by the exons ATGTCGTACAAAATCGGACAACGGGTTGAGGTCCCTGGCAAGGACTGTCAAGGAGTAATTGCTTATATTGGTCATCCAAATTTTGCTTCGGGAAAATGGATTGGAGTTATACTCGATGAgccaaaaggaaaaaataacgGCACTATTAAGGGTCAATCATATTTTAAG TGCCCTGAAAACCATGGAATGTTTGTACGACAGTCTCAACTTGTTTTATTGGATGAAACAGGTAATAGAACAGAACCTGTTAGTCCATCATCAGCTGGTAGCAGTGCTACAACTCCGGATGAGGCTAGTGTTGCAAGAGCTAGAAGTAGGTTAAATAG TACACCTCGAAGGAATGAACCCACTGC TTCACGATTATCATTGGCTGGAAGTAGAACACTTTTAAGTGCTCCAAGTACAGAAAGTTTATCTGGATCACAACATGAACGCAAAGATGGTGGAGAGTCACTTATACCAGCACCAACCTCTACCAAAAGAGCTTCATTTATCGAG AAGTCCCCTAGCACGAGCTCGCCTCCCGGCAAAAAGCCAAAGGCCCAAGATGATcacaataat ACAGGTTTTGTAGAGACTCTGAAACCACAATTTGTTCCTGGCCAAGTAATGGCAGGTTCTGCGGCGGCTGCAAGTGTGGTGGAAGAGAAACTGACACATTTGCAGCTTCAACAagagaatgaaaatttgaaatctcAA GTTCGAGATCTCACTGAAAAAATGGATACCTTACGGGTGAAGAGAATACAAGACAAAGAACGAATGAAAGACTTTGAAAAAACGAAGCTTCAACTTGAACAGCTCATTGAATTTAAAGCAAAAGTTATGGAGAGCCAA GCCAGTCTTCAAAGGGAACTCCAACGAGCTCGCCAAGAAGCGAGGGAAGCACACGCGGCTCGAGAACAATTTCAAGAAGAAATGTCGGATCTCGCTGAGACTGTAGAAATGGCTACACTAGATAAAGAAATGGCCGAAGAGAAAGCTGAAACGTTACAGATTGAATTAGAACAACTAAAGGAGAAATTAGAGGAACAAACATTAGACTTGGAAATATTACGAACAGAAATGTCCGAGAGA GCTGCAGGAGGTGGTCCGACCACGGGAACTACAAGCTACGAGATCAAACAATTAGAACAACAGAACAACAGATTGCGGGAAACTCTGGTTAGAATGCGTGATCTGTCTGCTCACGAGAAGCACGAATTCCAGAAACTTCAAAAGGATTTAGATCAAAAGAAGTCGGAAATATTAGAACTGGGACGCACAAAAGAGAAACTCTCTGTACGAGTAGAAGAAATGGAACACCAGATAGCAGACTTGCAAGAACAG GTTGATGCCGCGCTAGGTGCCGAAGAAATGGTTGAAGTGCTTGGCGAGAAGAAAATGGCTTTAGAAGAGAAAGTCGCAGAATTGGAGGAAGCTGTAGCAGATCTTGAAGCATTACAG GATATGTCCGATCAACTTGCTGAATCGTCGAAAGAATTGGAGTTAGAATTGCGAGAAGAATTGGACTTGGCACTTGGAGCTGCTCGCGACGCTTATCGTCATCGCGATGCAGCTTTGGAGACGTTAGCGGATCGTGAACTGACGATCACGAAGTTCCGGGATCTCACTCATCAGTTGCAAGACCAGTGCTTGCAGTTGCAACAACGTGTCCAATCGACGGAAACCTCGAAGCCCGGAATAGGCGGCGCGGAACAACAGTTGGCAGAAATTTTAGACTTCCAGAAAACGTTTGCTGAAACACGCGCACAGACGAAAGCCGTTGATCTCGAATTACGGCGGTTGGAGGCTGACGAATCTCGAAATCACGTGGCCTATTTATTGTCCTTCATGCCTCCGGCGTTCTTAGCGCGTGGCGGGGACCACGACGCTATTCTAACGCTTTTACTTATACCCAGGATAATACAGAAGACCGAGATAATTATATCGCAGTTGCGGGACAAGTACAGGTCGTTAGACAAGATCGACAGAACGGCCATATTGAAGGGTCATTCGGTAGCGCAGTATACATTCAGATCGCATCTTTGTTCGTACATGTACGCGTTGCAAACGTTCCTCGGTTGCTTTGAGTCAGCTCTAAGCGTTTGTACTCCCAGCATGTTGCTTAAAGCTGGCGCGGCTTATCCGGAAATGGCCGCACAAGAGAAGTCTTTGGATTCTCTGATAGAATTGGCTAAAAGGGATCAGCTGGATGAAAATGTGCCAATGGAGGCGATCGAGAAATGTTGTGGCTACTTCTGTACCATGTTCTCCGTTTTATTCGGAGAAACCATTAACCAAGGACGCATGGTGGTCAGCGGTACAAGAATGCTCGAGAGTTGTTGCGACGCTATCACCACCGATGCCACGGCCATTAAGGCGTTAATTCAAGGAGACGGCGGCGACATAGGCCTCCTCTGTCAGCACGCGGAAACGACGTGCGAAGTGATACAGCAACACCTGAAATCGGCCAGAAGACGCGTGCTGACCGATCATGCTTCTACGCTTCATTCCGCGCAGTGTAACTTAGGGCTAGATAAAGATTCCAGCGAACAGATGTTCGCTTGTTATCAGCATGCCGTGAAGATTGTGAAAACGTTCCAGGCATTGCTGAAAACAGCCGTACAGGCGATTATATCGAATGCAGATTTGGATAATGGGCTCAGTACTGACAAACTAAAGGAGATGGCGTCTGTGGCGTGCGAGAAAGTATACGACGCAGAAGACATAGGGCCTGTAGCTACGATCAAAGGAAGCTTAACGGCTATTCAGCAATTGGCAGCCAACTTGGCACAAAAAATGGCCGAATGCGAGAACGAACTGGCTATAAGTGGACACTTGTCCCAGCAACAAGAGCAAGGGGCAAACAATGAATCCGTGATGCCTATTACAGTAAGGGCGCAGACAGCGAGAAAAGAAGCCGAAGAGACCAAGGTGCTCAAAGGAAAATTGGCGACGAGAGACAGCGATATACGCGAAGCAAAATTGGCATTGAGGGAGAAACAAAATGAATTGTGCGAGATGATTTTAAGAAAAGATGTCGTGGAAAAGAAGCTCGCGACGCAGCAGCACGAGCACGAACTGAACGTAGAGAAGTTGAAGAGGAAATTGGAGGAGGCTCAGAATCAACTGAGACGAAAGGAGAAAGAATTTGAAGAGACGATGGACCATCTTCAGACGGATATCGACAGTTTGGAAACGGAAAGAGGTCAGCTCAAGGAAAAATTAAAATCTATTGGAAAGAAGACTATGATGTCCGCGTCCGGGTCGGATAATATGTCTGGAAGTAGCACAATGACGTCTGGAATTCAATTGATGGACAATAAATTCTTGATACAAGAGATAAGTGCACTCAAGGAAGCGCTGAACAGTGAAAATCAGCAAAAGAAGAAGTTAATGTCCGACGCGTTGCGCGAGAAGTTAGAACATTTAGATTCGATAACACCCGTTCCGAAACCAGGACCGACTGATCCAAAGATACAGGAACTAATGAAGAAAACCAGCTCTCTCACTAAA GACGTTAAGCAAGCTATGACGTTCCTCACTGTTCCCGATTTGAGACGGAAAAAAGCATTGGACGCGGAAGGCCCGATGTTGTTGGAGAAAGCATCGCGAATTTATCAGTTGCAACAGCGTCAAATGATTACAAGAGAATTGAAGGATCGTGTAGATCAATTAATG GGCGAAGTCCGCGAGGAAGTGGTGAAGAGAACGACAGGTGGAATGGCTGAAGCTAACTTTGCGGTGTTTCCAAATCGCGAAATGGCTGCAGCGATGCAGGAAAATCAATTGTTTGCCGCCGAAGTCTCGATTCCTCATAACGGTCCAGAACAAGTGCTCACCGTTAACGTAGGAACTCAAGAACTTAGGaaaattcattcattattatGCTATTAA